Proteins co-encoded in one Hymenobacter swuensis DY53 genomic window:
- a CDS encoding YajQ family cyclic di-GMP-binding protein has translation MASFDIVSKVDPQTLENAVNTAKKELQTRYDLRDTKGGIELDKKNNTITLTSENSMRVQALENILLTRIVKQGIDGTALDFSEEEQPTGAMVKKVVKVRAGVDKEVGRKVIKAIKDAKVKVEAQMQDDQIRVTGKKLDELQAAIAAVRQAAIGQPLQFVNMKS, from the coding sequence ATGGCATCCTTCGATATTGTCAGCAAAGTAGATCCGCAAACCCTCGAAAACGCGGTGAATACGGCCAAAAAAGAGCTTCAGACACGCTACGACCTGCGCGACACGAAGGGCGGCATCGAGCTGGATAAGAAGAACAACACCATTACGCTCACCTCCGAAAACTCGATGCGGGTGCAGGCACTGGAAAATATCCTGCTCACGCGCATCGTAAAACAAGGTATCGACGGAACGGCCCTCGACTTCTCGGAGGAGGAGCAGCCCACCGGGGCCATGGTGAAAAAGGTGGTGAAAGTGCGCGCCGGGGTAGATAAGGAAGTCGGCCGCAAAGTCATCAAAGCCATCAAGGATGCTAAGGTAAAGGTGGAAGCCCAGATGCAGGACGACCAGATACGCGTGACCGGCAAGAAGCTCGATGAGCTGCAGGCTGCCATTGCGGCCGTACGGCAGGCCGCCATCGGGCAGCCGTTGCAGTTCGTGAATATGAAAAGCTAA
- a CDS encoding NYN domain-containing protein — protein MNQMNSPLIRIGVFYDGNYFLKISDYYYFQHDRKARISLEGLHEFIRHQVAEEEDVDVRLSQIIDAHFFRGRLSATEARDKDRLFHDRLLDDILMNMGISTHYMPLKTRDGRLQEKGIDVWLSLEALELAIHKSFDVVVLIAGDSDYAPLIKKLNTVGTRVMLLNWDFKYTDFKGENRVTRASQQLLDQATYPVQMHEIIDQGLSTGDELVESMFVNTPEPVAYPTVKPVRPTGPTAAGPVGTVGISTIKNLKNGFGFVVMPPNNLFFSYADMAEGDFNELREGDWVEFTVGRNHRDEDCARNVRKVEAPEMDENDEYDPQDEHEHESADSPERL, from the coding sequence ATGAACCAGATGAATAGCCCCCTGATTAGGATCGGCGTCTTCTACGACGGCAATTATTTCCTGAAAATCAGTGATTACTACTACTTCCAGCATGACCGTAAGGCCCGTATTAGCCTGGAAGGTCTCCATGAATTTATCCGTCATCAGGTAGCTGAGGAAGAGGATGTAGACGTGCGTCTAAGTCAGATTATTGACGCCCACTTCTTCCGCGGCCGCCTTTCGGCCACCGAAGCCCGCGACAAGGACCGTCTGTTTCATGACCGTTTGCTCGACGATATCCTGATGAACATGGGCATCAGCACCCACTACATGCCCCTGAAAACGCGCGATGGTCGTTTGCAGGAGAAGGGCATTGATGTGTGGCTGTCGCTGGAAGCCCTGGAACTGGCTATCCATAAGAGCTTCGATGTAGTGGTCCTCATTGCCGGCGACTCCGACTACGCTCCCCTCATCAAGAAACTCAATACGGTAGGCACCCGCGTGATGCTGCTGAACTGGGACTTCAAATACACCGATTTCAAGGGCGAAAACCGCGTTACCCGCGCTTCGCAGCAGTTATTGGATCAGGCTACCTACCCGGTACAGATGCACGAAATCATCGACCAGGGCCTGAGCACCGGCGACGAGCTGGTTGAGTCGATGTTTGTGAATACGCCCGAGCCTGTGGCTTACCCCACCGTGAAGCCCGTGCGGCCTACCGGCCCTACGGCTGCCGGTCCCGTTGGCACGGTAGGCATCAGCACCATCAAGAACCTGAAAAATGGGTTTGGCTTCGTGGTAATGCCGCCGAATAACCTGTTCTTCAGCTACGCCGATATGGCGGAAGGCGACTTTAACGAACTGCGCGAAGGCGACTGGGTGGAGTTCACCGTGGGCCGCAACCACCGCGACGAAGACTGTGCCCGCAACGTACGCAAAGTGGAAGCCCCGGAAATGGACGAAAATGACGAGTACGACCCTCAGGATGAGCACGAACATGAGTCGGCTGACTCGCCTGAGCGCCTGTAA
- a CDS encoding NACHT domain-containing protein: protein MTARQHSIKLNTIDEISSIDEIVKIVTVLLEGLSMNEINRTASDFIEAKFTINNLGIQQYGFFIIIEQINKSNQHYNEFKERLNKVTNSNVYSNIFIVSSKYISKGIESKIKQDFKNILFDFWDRDELVNRIDALYPEYWRHADQDLIAYEKVYCDELQDEWSFGRIKQLKSSYEKLYSIFIEPRMSLKVRDNESPNHALVTVNVEKIKESFVPIIVEGNSGSGKTRLLRELGHSFIKDNSNKKGKKYLPVFLNATRLIESKDDSGNISLGIALFNKLTTSFPLYTIEEIVEKYELVILLDTIDEFNEGDKVNILNESSGLIKNGAKFLMGTHSNLPSEIKGMDSIGKYDEVVIDKFNNKQVKQFINKYFSSSSHADDLIQSIQENKILERLPITPLNLSLISILYEENNFEIPATITDIYDNFNNLLLGRSTIDSRIKFFDINIRERILSKYALELLERENDKAMSKEEFTEFFKKFFSPISGTVKVELLPVLLDHIIQNTGILILEEDKYVRFRHESYLEYYASREIFYYRRDDYENKLVENFLDISWQYTAIFYAGRSKDMSSFMNKIIDRASHATTIAEAWKGVSGLGYISQALYLTDDDVRKKAVYASLDLTIMLLDGMKKMGADEVAFFKKLTLPLVTIISTMWFMDSFNSITVRAPLAAAFEELFIKFTKDISLNVDLKNNIAFKLFTLALTVSNKRLNDSSKMERLLYDTSLLDDPIYKNLLGFGVELAGNKDLDKLKDSILKSKYSKNDTRTMYIPNKVTDIFSKTPAGFLRLTEYDRIRPIKKVRLYTEGKTDAQIIEHAYHILTKQVPYWNIRQVGGEMNSGARALANFLISVDNIIDSDDEIVIGIFDNDDKGRQEFGGLNSALFQPWKESKRVKKHIAANVYAIKLPVPPEKEYYLIDDQRYNTFAIEHYFSDDYLVEAGVVENSPIPMVYKIKDSKKTEFAKKIVKEQDRSLFHSFVYLFKQIDEIAAQIEVEYE, encoded by the coding sequence ATGACTGCACGCCAGCATAGCATCAAACTCAATACCATTGATGAGATAAGTAGCATCGATGAAATTGTAAAAATAGTTACAGTGCTACTAGAAGGCTTGTCCATGAATGAAATTAATCGGACTGCTTCTGATTTTATTGAAGCTAAATTTACGATAAATAACTTAGGGATTCAGCAATATGGATTTTTTATTATTATTGAGCAAATAAATAAAAGTAATCAACATTATAATGAGTTTAAGGAAAGATTAAATAAAGTTACAAATAGCAATGTTTATTCTAATATTTTTATAGTGTCAAGTAAATATATTTCTAAAGGTATAGAGTCTAAGATAAAGCAAGATTTTAAAAATATTTTATTTGATTTTTGGGATAGAGATGAATTAGTTAATCGAATAGATGCGTTGTATCCTGAATACTGGCGTCATGCTGATCAAGATTTAATTGCTTACGAAAAAGTGTATTGTGATGAACTTCAAGATGAATGGTCTTTTGGTAGAATAAAACAGTTGAAATCAAGTTATGAGAAACTATACAGTATTTTTATTGAGCCAAGAATGTCTTTGAAAGTCAGAGATAATGAATCTCCTAATCATGCTTTAGTGACTGTAAATGTTGAAAAGATAAAGGAAAGTTTTGTTCCTATTATAGTTGAAGGAAATTCTGGTAGCGGCAAAACTAGGTTGCTTAGAGAATTAGGCCATTCATTTATAAAAGATAATTCAAATAAAAAAGGCAAAAAGTATCTTCCTGTATTTTTAAATGCAACTAGATTAATTGAATCGAAGGATGATAGCGGAAATATTAGTTTAGGAATTGCTTTGTTTAATAAGTTGACAACTTCGTTTCCGCTTTATACTATAGAAGAGATTGTTGAAAAGTATGAATTAGTTATTCTATTAGATACTATTGATGAATTTAATGAAGGCGATAAAGTAAATATTCTTAATGAATCTTCTGGATTGATTAAGAATGGAGCAAAATTTTTGATGGGTACTCATTCAAATTTGCCATCAGAAATAAAAGGAATGGATTCTATTGGTAAATATGATGAGGTTGTAATAGATAAATTTAACAATAAACAAGTAAAGCAATTTATTAATAAATACTTTTCTAGTTCTAGTCATGCTGATGATTTAATTCAATCAATTCAAGAAAATAAAATTCTTGAAAGATTGCCAATAACGCCATTGAATTTATCTTTAATTTCAATTCTTTACGAAGAAAATAATTTCGAAATACCAGCTACTATAACTGATATATATGATAATTTTAACAATCTTCTTTTGGGTAGGTCGACAATTGACTCTAGAATTAAGTTTTTTGACATCAATATACGTGAGAGGATATTGTCAAAATATGCTTTAGAATTACTCGAAAGAGAAAATGATAAAGCAATGAGTAAAGAAGAGTTTACTGAATTTTTCAAGAAGTTTTTTAGTCCTATATCTGGCACGGTAAAAGTTGAGTTGCTGCCGGTGTTATTAGATCATATTATTCAAAATACAGGTATTTTAATACTAGAAGAAGATAAGTATGTAAGGTTTAGGCACGAGTCTTATTTAGAATATTACGCATCAAGAGAAATATTCTATTACAGAAGAGATGATTACGAAAATAAATTAGTTGAAAACTTTCTAGATATAAGTTGGCAGTATACAGCAATATTTTATGCTGGTAGATCGAAGGATATGTCAAGCTTTATGAACAAGATTATCGACAGAGCGTCACATGCTACTACAATAGCAGAGGCTTGGAAAGGAGTTTCTGGTTTGGGGTATATCTCTCAAGCTCTTTATCTGACAGATGATGATGTTAGGAAGAAAGCTGTGTATGCATCATTGGATTTAACAATAATGCTCTTGGATGGAATGAAAAAAATGGGTGCTGACGAAGTAGCATTCTTTAAAAAGTTAACGCTACCATTAGTGACAATAATTAGTACAATGTGGTTTATGGATAGTTTTAACTCAATAACTGTTAGGGCGCCACTTGCTGCAGCTTTTGAAGAGTTATTTATTAAGTTTACAAAAGATATTTCTTTAAATGTAGATTTAAAGAACAATATTGCCTTTAAGTTATTTACGCTGGCTTTAACTGTGTCTAATAAGAGACTTAATGATAGTTCTAAGATGGAGAGATTACTTTATGATACTTCTCTATTGGATGATCCTATTTATAAAAATTTACTTGGATTCGGAGTAGAATTAGCGGGAAATAAGGATCTGGATAAGTTGAAGGATTCGATTTTAAAGTCCAAATATTCTAAAAATGACACTAGGACTATGTATATCCCTAATAAAGTAACTGATATTTTTTCTAAAACGCCTGCGGGTTTTTTAAGATTAACGGAATATGATAGAATAAGACCAATTAAAAAGGTTAGGTTGTATACTGAAGGAAAGACAGATGCTCAAATAATTGAACATGCTTACCACATTTTGACCAAACAAGTTCCGTATTGGAATATAAGGCAAGTGGGAGGTGAGATGAATAGTGGAGCACGTGCTCTGGCTAATTTTTTGATATCTGTTGATAATATAATTGATTCAGATGATGAAATAGTAATTGGTATATTCGATAACGATGATAAGGGCCGGCAAGAATTCGGTGGTTTGAACTCTGCTTTGTTTCAACCTTGGAAAGAGTCAAAACGGGTAAAAAAGCATATAGCTGCTAATGTATATGCTATTAAGTTGCCAGTTCCTCCAGAAAAAGAGTACTACTTAATAGATGATCAGCGTTATAATACGTTTGCGATAGAGCATTATTTTTCAGATGATTATTTAGTCGAAGCTGGTGTAGTTGAAAATTCACCGATTCCAATGGTTTATAAAATAAAAGATAGTAAAAAAACTGAATTTGCAAAAAAAATAGTGAAGGAACAGGATCGAAGCTTATTTCATTCATTTGTTTATCTTTTTAAGCAAATTGATGAAATAGCAGCTCAGATAGAAGTTGAGTACGAGTAA
- a CDS encoding PaaI family thioesterase has product MEQLPDVATLVAIYNQINTYGRVNGMELLVNEPGNVHYTMTIRDEHLSSPGTCHGGVLAGLMDATLGAAALSLAFTAGELVSTVEFKINYLHPVRLHDHLLAHGVVEHSGKTLVVSSALITCPTRDNLVVARGLGTFNRYPATKRDFHELLFPPDTN; this is encoded by the coding sequence ATGGAACAATTGCCCGATGTAGCGACGCTCGTTGCTATCTACAATCAAATCAATACTTACGGTCGGGTAAATGGAATGGAATTGCTGGTCAATGAGCCCGGCAACGTACACTACACCATGACTATCCGTGACGAGCATCTGTCCTCGCCCGGCACCTGTCACGGGGGCGTACTGGCCGGCCTGATGGATGCTACCTTAGGCGCGGCGGCACTTTCGCTGGCTTTCACGGCCGGGGAGTTGGTATCCACCGTGGAGTTTAAAATCAACTACCTGCACCCTGTGCGGCTGCACGACCACCTGCTGGCGCACGGCGTAGTAGAACACAGTGGCAAAACTCTGGTAGTCAGTAGTGCCCTGATCACCTGCCCTACCCGCGACAACCTGGTGGTAGCGCGCGGCCTGGGTACCTTCAACCGCTACCCCGCCACCAAGCGCGACTTTCATGAGCTGCTGTTCCCGCCTGATACCAATTAG
- the mfd gene encoding transcription-repair coupling factor, producing the protein MKVTDLLKLYALDPTGMTLGARLNPATRHSLRPADKAETPVRLHLRGLVGSQDAVLAAAVHQEYPDQHHLFILHDRDEAAYFLADLQHLLPEEEPLLFPTSYKRPYSFDETENANVLMRAEVLNKLNSHRGPKTTAEQEADDAADDAETEGQPKSKKRGKASAKETAGALIVTYPEALFEKVINKKSLVANTFLVKVGDKLDVNFVSDMLAEYDFERSDFVYEAGQFAVRGGIVDIFSYANELPYRIELFGDEVETIRTFDPETQLSVEKRQQVSIIPNVQTKLLQETREAFLEFIPKNTAVWAKDVRQTLDVVDEYFDKAEAGFQELLAVAGGTQVVSKPAELFESAKTLRKLLEGFAVVEFGKRFHFKTGAEELQFSAKPQPSFGKDFNRIVKNLHDNQAKGYTNIIAAEQVRQADRLRTIFDELDNNVQFQHLLLGLREGFIDETLRLVVYTDHQLFERFYRAQETRKFSKKKALTLKELRTLVPGDYVVHQDYGIARFAGLTQVEINDRLQEAIRLVYRDDDVLTVSIHALHKIAKYSGAEGTPPTMSKLGSPEWENKKKSVKKKVKDIAAELIRLYAKRKTAPGHAFAHDSFMQAELESSFIYEDTPDQAKATEDVKRDMEVPHPMDRLVCGDVGFGKTEVAIRAAFKAVADGKQVAVLVPTTILAMQHYKTFRERLGNLPVTVEYVNRFKSTKQIKETLGRVAEGKTDILIGTHRLTNKDVQFKDLGLLVIDEEQKFGVKTKDKLKEIKVNVDTLTLSATPIPRTLHFSLMGARDLSVIATPPPNRQPVQTELHVFDELLIRDAVSRELKRGGQVFFVHNRVKDIEEQASMILRLVPDARVTYVHGQMDGDLLEKRMMKFVDGDYDVLVATTLIESGLDIANANTILINRAHMHGLSDLHQMRGRVGRSNKKAYCYLLTPPVAGLPSDARKRLSTLEEFSDLGAGFNVAMRDLDIRGAGNLLGGEQSGFINDLGFETYHQILDEAVQELKETEFRDLFLGDPTQRLQQAAGTSGPKECNIETDLQVLIPDRYVSSVSERLQLYSKLDRAKNAEELRKLLTGIVDRFGPLPQEVEQLADIVRLRWLACQTGFEKLTLKKNLLKGFIPATNNEPYFRGATFGNILSYVQTHPRSASMKERKEQLIISFEDVKASRPPSAF; encoded by the coding sequence TTGAAGGTCACCGATTTACTGAAGCTCTACGCCCTCGACCCCACCGGCATGACGCTGGGCGCGCGCCTGAACCCGGCCACCCGCCACTCGCTGCGGCCCGCCGACAAAGCCGAAACGCCCGTGCGCCTGCATTTGCGCGGCCTGGTGGGTTCCCAGGATGCCGTGCTGGCCGCCGCCGTCCACCAGGAGTACCCCGACCAGCACCACCTGTTCATCCTGCACGACCGGGACGAGGCCGCCTACTTCCTGGCCGACCTCCAGCACCTGCTGCCCGAGGAGGAGCCGCTCCTGTTCCCCACGTCCTACAAGCGCCCCTACAGCTTCGACGAGACGGAAAACGCCAACGTGCTGATGCGGGCCGAGGTGCTGAACAAGCTCAACTCGCACCGCGGGCCGAAAACCACCGCTGAGCAGGAAGCCGACGACGCAGCCGACGACGCCGAAACTGAGGGCCAGCCCAAAAGCAAAAAACGCGGCAAGGCCAGCGCCAAAGAAACGGCCGGCGCGCTCATCGTCACCTATCCGGAGGCCCTGTTTGAGAAGGTTATCAACAAAAAGAGCCTCGTGGCCAACACCTTTCTGGTGAAGGTGGGTGACAAGCTGGACGTGAACTTCGTGAGCGACATGCTGGCGGAGTACGACTTCGAGCGGAGCGACTTTGTGTACGAGGCTGGCCAGTTTGCCGTGCGCGGCGGTATCGTGGACATCTTCAGCTACGCCAACGAGCTGCCGTACCGCATCGAGCTGTTCGGGGATGAGGTGGAGACGATTCGCACGTTTGACCCCGAAACGCAGCTGTCGGTGGAGAAACGGCAGCAGGTGAGCATCATTCCGAACGTGCAAACCAAGCTGCTGCAGGAGACGCGGGAGGCGTTTCTGGAGTTTATTCCGAAGAACACCGCCGTGTGGGCCAAGGACGTGCGCCAGACCCTGGATGTCGTGGACGAGTACTTCGACAAGGCCGAAGCGGGCTTCCAGGAGCTGCTGGCCGTGGCGGGCGGCACCCAGGTGGTGAGCAAGCCGGCCGAGTTGTTTGAGTCGGCCAAGACGCTGCGCAAGCTGCTGGAGGGGTTTGCGGTGGTGGAGTTCGGCAAACGGTTTCACTTCAAGACCGGGGCCGAGGAGCTGCAGTTCAGCGCCAAGCCCCAGCCCAGTTTCGGCAAGGACTTCAACCGCATCGTGAAGAACCTGCACGACAACCAGGCCAAGGGCTACACCAACATCATTGCCGCCGAGCAAGTGCGCCAGGCCGACCGCCTGCGCACCATCTTCGACGAGCTGGACAACAACGTGCAGTTTCAGCACCTGCTGCTGGGGCTGCGCGAGGGGTTCATCGACGAGACGCTGCGCCTGGTCGTCTACACCGACCACCAGCTGTTCGAGCGGTTCTATAGGGCCCAGGAAACCCGGAAGTTCTCCAAGAAAAAGGCCCTCACGCTGAAGGAATTGAGGACGCTTGTTCCAGGCGACTACGTGGTGCACCAGGACTACGGCATTGCCCGCTTCGCCGGCCTCACGCAGGTGGAAATCAACGACCGGCTGCAGGAGGCCATCCGGCTGGTGTACCGCGACGACGACGTGCTGACGGTGAGCATCCACGCCCTGCACAAGATTGCCAAGTACAGCGGGGCCGAGGGCACGCCGCCCACCATGAGCAAGCTGGGCTCGCCGGAGTGGGAAAACAAGAAGAAGTCCGTCAAGAAAAAGGTCAAGGACATTGCGGCCGAGCTGATCCGGCTGTACGCCAAGCGCAAAACCGCGCCCGGCCACGCCTTCGCCCACGACTCCTTCATGCAGGCCGAGCTGGAATCGAGCTTTATCTACGAGGACACGCCCGACCAGGCCAAGGCCACCGAGGACGTGAAGCGCGACATGGAGGTGCCCCACCCCATGGACCGCCTCGTGTGCGGCGACGTGGGCTTCGGCAAGACGGAAGTGGCCATCCGGGCCGCCTTCAAGGCCGTGGCCGATGGCAAGCAGGTGGCCGTGCTGGTGCCCACCACCATCCTGGCCATGCAGCACTACAAAACGTTTCGGGAGCGGCTCGGCAACCTGCCCGTGACGGTGGAGTACGTCAACCGCTTCAAGAGCACCAAGCAGATCAAGGAAACGCTGGGCCGCGTGGCCGAGGGCAAAACCGACATCCTCATCGGCACCCACCGCCTCACCAACAAGGACGTGCAGTTCAAGGACCTGGGCCTGTTGGTGATTGACGAGGAGCAGAAGTTCGGGGTGAAAACCAAGGACAAGCTCAAGGAAATCAAGGTGAACGTGGACACGCTCACGCTGTCGGCCACGCCCATTCCGCGCACCCTGCACTTCTCGCTCATGGGCGCCCGCGACCTGAGCGTGATTGCCACGCCCCCGCCCAACCGCCAGCCCGTGCAGACGGAGCTGCACGTATTCGATGAGCTGCTGATCCGCGACGCCGTGTCGCGGGAGCTGAAGCGGGGCGGGCAGGTGTTTTTCGTGCACAACCGCGTGAAGGACATCGAGGAGCAGGCCAGCATGATTCTGCGCCTCGTGCCCGATGCCCGCGTGACCTACGTGCACGGCCAGATGGACGGCGACCTGCTGGAAAAGCGCATGATGAAGTTCGTGGACGGCGACTACGACGTGCTGGTGGCCACCACCCTCATCGAGTCGGGCCTGGACATTGCCAACGCCAACACCATCCTCATCAACCGGGCCCACATGCACGGCCTCAGTGACCTGCACCAGATGCGGGGCCGCGTGGGCCGCTCCAACAAAAAGGCCTACTGCTACCTGCTCACGCCTCCGGTGGCCGGCTTGCCCTCCGACGCCCGCAAGCGCCTGAGCACCCTGGAGGAGTTCTCGGACCTGGGCGCGGGCTTCAACGTGGCCATGCGCGACCTGGACATCCGGGGCGCGGGCAACCTGCTGGGCGGCGAGCAGTCGGGCTTCATCAACGACCTGGGCTTCGAAACCTACCACCAGATTCTCGACGAAGCCGTGCAGGAGCTCAAGGAAACCGAGTTCCGCGACCTGTTCCTCGGCGACCCCACCCAGCGCCTGCAGCAGGCCGCCGGCACCAGCGGCCCCAAGGAGTGCAACATCGAAACCGATTTGCAGGTGCTCATTCCGGACCGCTACGTGAGCAGCGTGTCGGAGCGCCTGCAGCTCTACAGTAAGCTGGACCGGGCCAAAAACGCCGAGGAGCTGCGCAAGCTGCTCACCGGCATCGTGGACCGCTTCGGGCCGCTGCCCCAGGAGGTGGAGCAGCTCGCCGACATCGTGCGCCTGCGCTGGCTGGCCTGCCAGACCGGGTTCGAGAAACTCACGCTCAAGAAGAACCTGCTCAAAGGCTTCATCCCGGCCACCAACAACGAGCCCTACTTCCGGGGCGCCACCTTCGGCAACATCCTCAGCTACGTGCAGACCCACCCGCGCTCCGCCTCCATGAAGGAGCGCAAAGAACAGCTCATCATCTCCTTCGAGGACGTGAAAGCGTCCAGGCCGCCAAGCGCATTCTGA
- a CDS encoding TerC family protein, with translation MHFDFSVFSNPQTWVSLLTLTFMEIVLGIDNIIFISIIVNRLPRELQKRGRSIGLVLALLCRIGLLLSISWIVGLKAALFTVNLPWMTEPFGVTGRDLILLAGGLFLIGKSTTEIHTKLQGEEEHEEGGKGGASFGGIIFQIILIDIVFSFDSILTAVGLVDNVLIMILAVVLSMGVMLAFSGVVADFVNKNPTIKMLALSFLIMIGVMLVMEAFHKEIEKGYIYFAMFFSLIVEVLNMRLRKKATPVHLRDSQYD, from the coding sequence ATGCACTTCGACTTTTCCGTTTTCTCCAACCCACAAACCTGGGTAAGCCTGCTGACGCTTACGTTCATGGAAATTGTATTGGGTATTGACAACATCATCTTCATCTCCATCATTGTCAACCGCCTGCCCCGGGAGCTGCAGAAGCGGGGCCGTAGCATCGGGTTGGTGCTGGCGCTGCTATGCCGCATTGGGCTGCTGCTGAGTATCAGCTGGATTGTGGGGCTGAAGGCGGCATTGTTCACGGTGAACCTGCCCTGGATGACGGAGCCTTTCGGGGTAACGGGCCGCGACCTTATTCTGCTGGCCGGCGGCTTGTTCCTAATTGGTAAGAGCACCACTGAAATTCACACCAAGCTGCAGGGCGAGGAAGAACACGAAGAAGGGGGCAAAGGCGGCGCTTCGTTTGGCGGCATCATCTTCCAGATTATCCTTATCGACATCGTATTCAGCTTCGACTCCATCCTGACGGCCGTGGGCCTAGTGGATAACGTGCTGATTATGATTCTGGCCGTGGTGCTTTCTATGGGCGTGATGCTGGCCTTCTCGGGCGTCGTGGCCGACTTCGTGAACAAGAACCCCACTATCAAAATGCTGGCCTTGTCCTTTCTGATTATGATTGGGGTAATGCTGGTGATGGAGGCTTTCCACAAAGAAATCGAGAAAGGCTACATCTACTTTGCCATGTTCTTCTCCCTGATTGTGGAAGTGCTGAACATGCGTTTGCGCAAGAAGGCTACGCCCGTACATCTGCGCGACTCGCAGTACGACTAA
- a CDS encoding metal-dependent hydrolase produces MRGSSHLAIGLITGVAVAALVPGIPFSPAGIALAGFSSLAPDLDHPGSRLSKRLGFAQNYVRWAFVAAAAALALYSHFVLPLGPDRRMGFTAALAFGLIGAAMQGDSTRKLALLFTGLCTVVAGLYTGFVWLSMLGCFVSVAPFTSHRSWTHTLWAAGLWTYIGHLANQSLGWHGVALFAGGGYVSHLLADTLTKAGIKWFMPITDLCLKIPLIRTGSKSGNFLEVAICAGYALLVLGLIIGRMRF; encoded by the coding sequence GTGCGCGGTTCTTCTCACCTGGCCATTGGCCTTATTACCGGCGTCGCCGTGGCCGCGCTGGTGCCCGGTATTCCGTTTTCGCCGGCCGGCATTGCGCTGGCCGGCTTCTCCTCCCTGGCTCCCGACCTCGACCATCCTGGCTCCCGGCTCAGTAAGCGGCTGGGCTTCGCCCAGAATTACGTGCGCTGGGCCTTTGTGGCGGCGGCGGCGGCTTTAGCTCTATACTCCCATTTTGTCCTGCCCCTGGGTCCCGACCGGCGCATGGGTTTCACGGCAGCCCTGGCGTTTGGCCTCATCGGCGCGGCTATGCAGGGCGATTCTACCCGCAAGCTGGCGTTGCTCTTCACGGGGCTCTGTACAGTGGTGGCGGGCCTCTACACGGGGTTTGTGTGGCTGAGTATGCTGGGGTGTTTTGTATCGGTAGCTCCGTTTACCTCCCACCGTTCCTGGACACATACTCTCTGGGCTGCCGGCCTCTGGACCTACATCGGACACTTAGCTAACCAAAGTCTGGGCTGGCATGGCGTAGCCTTATTCGCGGGTGGTGGCTACGTATCACACCTGCTGGCCGATACGCTCACCAAAGCCGGTATCAAGTGGTTTATGCCGATTACGGACCTGTGCCTGAAGATTCCGCTCATCCGGACGGGTTCCAAAAGTGGCAACTTTCTAGAGGTGGCCATCTGCGCGGGATATGCCCTGTTGGTTCTGGGATTGATTATTGGACGGATGAGATTTTAG
- a CDS encoding GNAT family N-acetyltransferase, translating into MSVIPPDSPAQWAAYYRLRYEVLRQPWHQPEGSERADDDAAATTTHALLLTPEGYAAAVGRLSPAEPGQGQVRFMAVHPVWQGRGAGRQILEYLEEAACRQGFTELVLHARQLAVPFYERLGYTVVAPSHTLFGSIPHFLMRRQLVGERVDTA; encoded by the coding sequence ATGTCCGTTATTCCTCCCGACTCTCCCGCCCAGTGGGCCGCCTATTACCGCCTGCGCTACGAGGTACTGCGCCAGCCCTGGCATCAGCCCGAAGGCTCAGAGCGCGCCGACGATGATGCCGCGGCTACGACCACGCACGCGCTGCTGCTGACTCCGGAAGGCTACGCCGCCGCCGTGGGCCGCCTGAGCCCAGCCGAGCCGGGTCAGGGGCAGGTGCGCTTCATGGCCGTTCACCCGGTCTGGCAGGGCCGGGGAGCAGGCCGGCAGATTTTGGAGTATCTGGAGGAAGCGGCCTGCCGCCAGGGTTTCACGGAACTGGTGCTGCATGCCCGGCAACTGGCCGTTCCGTTTTATGAGCGACTTGGCTACACAGTGGTTGCGCCGTCGCACACTCTGTTTGGTAGTATTCCCCATTTCCTGATGCGGCGGCAGCTGGTAGGCGAACGGGTAGATACAGCCTAA